One part of the Candidatus Zixiibacteriota bacterium genome encodes these proteins:
- a CDS encoding bifunctional 5,10-methylenetetrahydrofolate dehydrogenase/5,10-methenyltetrahydrofolate cyclohydrolase has product ILVQLPLPEQISEEKIIKAISPEKDVDGFHPYNLGLMLAGKPTFLPCTPYGIQELLLRSGNDPAGKHVVILGRGSLVGRPLSVILSHKAKGANSTVTLCHTGTKDIPKYARQADIIVAAMGKPKFLTRDMVSPGVVVIDVGVNRVEDKTCEKGYRIVGDVDFDEVKEVAKAITPVPGGVGPMTVAMLMANTLKAAKRQKGVTETF; this is encoded by the coding sequence ATCTTAGTTCAGCTTCCTCTGCCCGAGCAGATTTCCGAGGAGAAGATCATCAAGGCGATTTCACCGGAAAAAGACGTGGACGGGTTTCATCCTTATAATCTGGGGCTGATGTTAGCTGGCAAGCCGACTTTTTTGCCCTGCACTCCTTACGGTATTCAGGAGCTTTTATTAAGAAGCGGGAATGACCCTGCGGGTAAGCACGTGGTTATTTTAGGACGCGGCAGTTTGGTAGGCAGGCCCCTTTCTGTAATTTTATCACACAAAGCAAAAGGCGCTAATTCAACTGTGACTCTGTGCCATACCGGGACAAAAGATATTCCAAAATATGCCCGGCAGGCAGATATAATCGTAGCCGCAATGGGCAAGCCGAAATTTTTAACCAGAGATATGGTAAGCCCCGGAGTTGTGGTGATAGACGTTGGCGTGAACAGGGTAGAGGATAAGACCTGTGAAAAGGGTTACAGGATTGTTGGGGATGTGGATTTTGATGAGGTAAAAGAAGTGGCAAAAGCCATAACCCCCGTGCCGGGAGGAGTAGGACCAATGACCGTGGCGATGCTGATGGCGAATACGCTAAAAGCAGCGAAAAGGCAGAAGGGAGTCACAGAGACGTTTTAA